From Actinomyces sp. oral taxon 171 str. F0337, one genomic window encodes:
- a CDS encoding DUF4862 family protein translates to MSATSENRTEKPAEPNAVPFVVGAYPMLPPNDEDRRGAAALYAALGDLGWVDGIELPFREALDAPTPWLVEQLAGRFTQCVVTAIPGTMGRAGADPAFGLASPDDDGRGQALAYTRSLLEAVDRLHEAAGQQLITRVELHSAPHHQAGAEAFHASLSELAEDFASRNLGMIVEHCDAEGGVGPSEKAFLSLSQEIAACRDTSALITVNWGRSVIETHDPATPESHVRELVEAGRLGGVMISGAGPEETQWAWAWADAHLPLAEHEPTSWLTPGRVAATMQAAGGSQVYEGLKINTPANASLEEKLAWIGRLRETMLTV, encoded by the coding sequence ATGTCCGCCACCTCAGAGAATCGGACTGAGAAACCCGCCGAGCCCAACGCCGTACCCTTCGTCGTCGGTGCCTACCCCATGCTTCCCCCGAATGACGAGGACCGCCGCGGGGCTGCTGCCCTCTACGCCGCCCTGGGCGACCTCGGCTGGGTCGACGGCATCGAGCTGCCCTTCCGGGAGGCGCTCGACGCGCCCACGCCATGGCTGGTCGAGCAGCTGGCGGGGCGCTTCACCCAGTGCGTCGTCACGGCGATTCCGGGAACCATGGGACGTGCCGGGGCCGATCCCGCCTTCGGCCTGGCCTCCCCCGACGACGATGGACGCGGCCAGGCGCTGGCCTACACCCGCTCGCTGCTCGAGGCGGTCGACCGCCTCCACGAGGCTGCGGGCCAGCAGCTCATCACCCGGGTGGAGCTGCACTCGGCGCCTCACCATCAGGCCGGCGCCGAGGCCTTCCACGCCTCCTTGAGCGAGCTGGCCGAGGACTTCGCCTCCCGGAACCTGGGGATGATCGTGGAGCACTGCGACGCCGAGGGCGGTGTGGGTCCCTCGGAGAAGGCCTTCCTGTCGCTGTCCCAGGAGATCGCCGCCTGCCGGGACACCTCGGCGCTCATCACCGTCAACTGGGGCCGCTCGGTCATCGAGACCCACGACCCGGCCACCCCGGAGAGCCACGTGCGCGAGCTCGTGGAGGCCGGCCGGCTGGGAGGTGTCATGATCTCCGGCGCCGGTCCCGAGGAGACGCAGTGGGCCTGGGCGTGGGCCGACGCTCACCTGCCGCTGGCCGAGCACGAGCCGACCAGCTGGCTCACGCCGGGGCGGGTGGCCGCCACGATGCAGGCCGCAGGGGGCTCCCAGGTCTACGAGGGCCTCAAGATCAACACTCCGGCGAACGCCTCCCTGGAGGAGAAGCTCGCCTGGATCGGCCGCCTGCGCGAGACCATGCTCACGGTCTGA
- a CDS encoding sialidase family protein → MLFDLTASETSFLSLGEHDVAALAACRQGTILLDVAARADATLIVLTGTRGRITLSLRAGRLDGEQVLGADGAPEDGPGSGGEGGAQRRVLDAEDALGLDDGRPHTIALTVNETGTHLYADGYECFSTTLPAFLAQIGLTDVVIDPDGIATVTRLAAWDEPLSDRAVMAQSLAATPLVQFAASELSARDARRTGALSAGSIRALFRTRGRGQAGTIIAASGQGGTLHLDIDAGGLTYRVLPGEDSPEGEPLLEACAPGHWDDGTWHDVVVTSGRGAVEIHVDGYQVALTPGSAFLADIAPVTRVVVGADLDGRRLFGEAQTAMVYDAALTDAQIKRLAGAAPLPTRALFDTGYHGAESYRIPSLLALDSGVILAGADQRVSIPNDAPNDINLVMRRSLDGGTTWEEMRTLLSLPGTGALGASLIDSVLVQDRSSGRVICLVDQFPGGIGQPNAAVGTGFDELGRRVLHNRDGELFAVEPDGSVLTASGEATDYRIVLSDDDAAGARAGDVLLGGRAAGSIYLAHEQAPEDCLFQHRGSHLLMITSDDDGATWSEPIDITAQVKTDWMCFLGTGPGNAIQLTAPEHAGRILVPVYYSHEAGGTAYLSCAAICSDDGGTTWTLGASPNDGREVLGAVVHSRDLADERASLYESVLVEGSDGAVHVWARNQHPSGRVAHAVSHDGGFTWGEVDYDEQLPEIFSQPNAIAVTGLERAASVGDGDGAAGRGIVFANASRMLPFRGCGVLRLSQDDGATWPHNRVVNPRHYVYQCMAQLPSGDIALLWEREWQGLFLTTVPLAWLTSSRSTIS, encoded by the coding sequence ATGCTCTTCGATCTCACCGCATCCGAGACCTCCTTCCTGAGTCTTGGCGAGCATGATGTCGCTGCCCTGGCCGCCTGCAGGCAGGGCACGATTCTTCTCGATGTCGCGGCCAGGGCCGACGCCACCCTCATCGTGCTCACCGGCACCAGGGGACGGATCACGTTGTCCCTGCGCGCAGGCCGCCTCGACGGTGAGCAGGTCCTCGGCGCGGACGGTGCCCCGGAGGACGGCCCTGGATCGGGGGGCGAGGGAGGTGCCCAGCGGCGGGTACTCGATGCCGAGGACGCCCTGGGCCTGGATGACGGCCGCCCCCACACGATCGCCTTGACCGTCAACGAGACCGGCACCCACCTCTACGCCGACGGCTACGAGTGCTTCTCCACGACGCTGCCGGCCTTCCTCGCCCAGATCGGGCTGACCGATGTCGTGATCGACCCCGACGGGATCGCCACGGTCACCCGCCTGGCCGCCTGGGACGAGCCGCTCAGCGACCGCGCCGTCATGGCCCAGTCCCTGGCCGCCACCCCACTGGTCCAGTTCGCGGCCAGTGAGCTCTCCGCCCGCGACGCCCGCCGCACCGGAGCCCTGTCCGCCGGCTCTATCCGGGCACTGTTCCGCACCCGCGGCCGCGGCCAGGCCGGCACCATCATCGCCGCGAGCGGCCAGGGCGGCACCCTCCACCTCGACATCGACGCGGGAGGCCTGACCTACCGCGTGCTCCCCGGTGAGGACTCGCCCGAGGGCGAGCCCCTCCTCGAGGCGTGCGCCCCGGGCCACTGGGACGACGGGACCTGGCACGATGTCGTGGTCACCTCGGGGCGCGGCGCGGTGGAGATCCACGTCGACGGCTACCAGGTCGCCCTCACCCCCGGCAGCGCCTTCCTGGCCGACATCGCGCCGGTGACGCGCGTCGTGGTGGGGGCCGACCTGGACGGCAGGCGCCTCTTCGGCGAGGCGCAGACCGCCATGGTCTACGACGCCGCCCTCACCGACGCCCAGATCAAGCGCCTGGCCGGGGCCGCCCCGCTGCCCACGCGCGCCCTGTTCGACACCGGCTACCACGGCGCCGAGTCCTACCGGATCCCCTCCCTGCTCGCCCTGGACAGCGGCGTCATCCTGGCCGGCGCTGACCAGCGCGTCTCGATCCCCAACGACGCCCCCAACGACATCAACCTCGTCATGCGCCGCAGCCTCGACGGCGGGACCACATGGGAGGAGATGCGCACCCTGCTCAGCCTCCCGGGCACCGGGGCGCTGGGAGCCAGCCTCATCGACTCCGTCCTGGTCCAGGACCGCTCCAGCGGACGCGTCATCTGCCTGGTCGACCAGTTCCCCGGCGGCATCGGCCAGCCCAACGCCGCAGTCGGCACCGGCTTCGACGAGCTGGGGCGCCGCGTGCTGCACAACCGCGACGGCGAGCTGTTCGCCGTCGAGCCCGACGGCAGCGTCCTCACCGCCTCAGGTGAGGCCACCGACTACCGCATCGTCCTGAGTGACGACGATGCAGCCGGGGCCCGCGCAGGTGACGTGCTCCTCGGCGGTCGGGCGGCCGGCAGCATCTACCTCGCCCACGAGCAGGCCCCCGAGGACTGCCTCTTCCAGCACCGTGGTTCCCACTTGCTCATGATCACCTCTGACGACGACGGCGCCACCTGGTCAGAGCCGATCGACATCACCGCCCAGGTCAAGACCGACTGGATGTGCTTCCTGGGAACCGGCCCCGGCAACGCCATCCAGCTGACCGCACCGGAGCACGCCGGACGCATCCTCGTGCCCGTCTACTACAGCCACGAGGCCGGTGGCACCGCCTACCTGTCCTGCGCCGCCATCTGCTCCGACGACGGCGGGACCACCTGGACCCTGGGGGCCTCACCCAACGACGGACGTGAGGTCCTGGGCGCCGTCGTCCACTCCCGGGACCTCGCCGACGAGCGGGCCAGCCTCTACGAGTCCGTCCTCGTCGAAGGATCCGACGGCGCCGTGCACGTGTGGGCCCGCAACCAGCACCCCTCGGGGAGGGTCGCCCACGCCGTGTCCCACGACGGGGGCTTCACCTGGGGCGAGGTCGACTACGATGAGCAGCTCCCCGAGATCTTCTCCCAGCCCAACGCCATCGCCGTCACCGGTCTGGAGCGCGCAGCGAGCGTGGGGGACGGCGACGGCGCGGCCGGCCGGGGGATCGTCTTCGCCAACGCCTCCCGGATGCTGCCCTTCCGCGGGTGCGGCGTCCTACGGCTCAGCCAGGACGACGGCGCCACCTGGCCCCACAACCGGGTCGTCAACCCGCGCCACTACGTCTACCAGTGCATGGCCCAGCTGCCCAGCGGTGACATCGCCCTGCTGTGGGAGCGCGAGTGGCAGGGGCTCTTCCTCACCACCGTGCCGCTGGCCTGGCTGACGAGCTCGCGCTCGACCATCAGCTGA